From a single Streptomyces misionensis genomic region:
- a CDS encoding GlxA family transcriptional regulator, translated as MPHRVAVLALDGVLPLDLGIPARVFNEACEPDGTRLYSVVTCSLGGRPVRTHEDYRLVVDHDESALETADTVVLATQEPTEDLLATGTLPGELAAALDRIGPRTRIVSLCTSAFLLAAAGLLDGRRATTHWALCDALARLFPAVEVDPDVLFVDNGRILTSAGGAAGIDLCLHLVRLDHGAAVASAAARRCVVAPWREGGQAQFIEHPVPRDTDRSTSATRQWALDRLAEPLTLEDMARHAHMSVRTFTRRFRGEVGSSPLKWLAQRRLEHARLLLETTDLTVARIATTCGFGDPVALRKHFHTYLGLSPLAYRRAHHAPERVPAA; from the coding sequence CAACGAGGCCTGTGAACCGGACGGGACCCGTCTGTACTCCGTCGTCACCTGCTCCCTCGGCGGCCGGCCGGTACGCACGCACGAGGACTACCGGCTCGTCGTCGACCACGACGAGTCGGCGCTGGAGACAGCGGACACCGTCGTGCTCGCCACCCAGGAGCCCACCGAGGACCTGCTCGCCACCGGCACGCTCCCCGGGGAACTCGCCGCGGCGCTGGACCGGATAGGGCCGCGGACCCGCATCGTCAGCCTGTGCACCTCGGCCTTCCTGCTCGCGGCGGCCGGTCTGCTGGACGGCCGGCGGGCCACCACGCACTGGGCGCTGTGCGACGCGCTGGCGCGGCTGTTCCCCGCGGTCGAGGTCGACCCGGACGTGCTCTTCGTCGACAACGGACGCATCCTCACGTCCGCCGGCGGAGCGGCCGGCATCGACCTGTGCCTGCACCTGGTGCGACTGGACCACGGGGCGGCGGTGGCCTCGGCCGCCGCGCGGCGCTGCGTGGTGGCGCCGTGGCGCGAGGGCGGGCAGGCGCAGTTCATCGAGCACCCGGTACCGCGGGACACCGACCGGTCCACTTCGGCGACCCGGCAGTGGGCGCTGGACCGGCTGGCCGAGCCGCTCACCCTGGAGGACATGGCCCGGCACGCGCACATGAGCGTGCGCACCTTCACCCGGCGGTTCCGCGGTGAGGTGGGCAGCAGCCCGCTGAAGTGGCTGGCGCAGCGACGGCTGGAGCACGCGCGCCTGCTGCTGGAGACCACCGACCTGACCGTCGCACGGATCGCCACCACCTGCGGCTTCGGCGACCCCGTCGCCCTGCGCAAGCACTTCCACACGTACCTGGGCCTGTCACCGCTGGCCTACCGGCGCGCCCACCACGCACCGGAGCGCGTGCCCGCCGCGTGA
- a CDS encoding serine hydrolase domain-containing protein has protein sequence MNEHLLRAVGRRPDADAYAVLARLTGPDVPGGVWTAAEGVADPGTGEPAGPLHGFRIGGVTKVFVATVLLGLVGEGALDLSDPVERLLPGLLHPDITVRQLLDHTSGLADESDVRYNDTAWFLEHRHDTFTAYERLALPRRLPLAFAPGTRQQLTRANYEVVALIIERITGRGYAREVEDRVLRPLGLSATSLPGTDPTLPRPHLRGYDLGVDVTEHNPSIHGPAGEMISNLPDLDRFLVALVGGELLPAAQTEELFRLPGVAHVRGHAGYAAAGLDRLVLPDGVEVWGMAGVVHGALAGMVTTRDLRRRLTYAVSPTERGTERLPPVGQRLLAAAFSERFWPTARMIPGAVAPDGEG, from the coding sequence ATGAATGAGCACCTGCTGCGGGCGGTCGGCCGGCGCCCCGACGCCGACGCGTACGCGGTTCTCGCCCGGCTCACCGGCCCGGACGTGCCGGGTGGCGTCTGGACGGCCGCCGAAGGCGTGGCCGACCCCGGCACCGGGGAGCCGGCCGGGCCCCTGCACGGGTTCCGGATCGGCGGGGTCACCAAGGTCTTCGTCGCCACGGTGCTGCTCGGGCTGGTGGGCGAGGGCGCGCTCGACCTGTCCGACCCGGTCGAGCGGCTGCTGCCGGGCCTGCTCCACCCGGACATCACCGTCCGGCAGCTGCTGGACCACACCAGCGGCCTCGCCGACGAGAGCGACGTCCGTTACAACGACACCGCGTGGTTCCTGGAGCACCGGCACGACACCTTCACCGCGTACGAACGCCTGGCCCTGCCGCGGAGACTGCCGCTCGCCTTCGCACCCGGCACCCGGCAGCAGCTGACGCGGGCCAACTACGAGGTCGTCGCGCTGATCATCGAGCGGATCACCGGCCGCGGCTACGCACGGGAGGTCGAGGACCGCGTGCTGCGCCCGCTGGGACTGTCGGCGACCTCCCTGCCGGGCACCGATCCCACGCTGCCGCGCCCGCATCTGCGGGGGTACGACCTGGGCGTCGACGTCACCGAGCACAACCCGAGCATCCATGGGCCGGCCGGGGAGATGATCTCGAACCTGCCCGACCTGGACCGCTTCCTGGTCGCACTGGTGGGCGGTGAGCTGCTGCCGGCCGCGCAGACCGAGGAGTTGTTCCGGCTGCCCGGCGTCGCGCACGTGCGGGGACACGCCGGGTACGCGGCGGCGGGACTCGACCGGCTGGTGCTGCCCGACGGGGTCGAGGTGTGGGGCATGGCCGGGGTGGTGCACGGTGCCCTGGCCGGCATGGTCACCACTCGTGACCTGCGGCGCCGGCTCACCTATGCGGTCAGCCCCACGGAGCGCGGCACCGAGCGGCTGCCCCCGGTGGGCCAGCGGCTCCTCGCCGCCGCCTTCAGCGAGCGGTTCTGGCCGACCGCCCGGATGATCCCGGGCGCGGTCGCGCCGGACGGGGAGGGCTGA
- a CDS encoding non-ribosomal peptide synthetase, with the protein MSSAPMLRIRAHLADDGWWLTMVRCHAITEGWSNYNLLMELLEGYRAARDGTEPERSDPPRVRYADFVAGELRALASQEDRAYWTDVVERHPRFSLPEGWGDPGAPGERYVLRVPVHDLEDGLRAFAARTEVSLKSVLLSAHLTVMSGLSAESSLFTGLVCDARPEAAGADRVHGMYLNTLPFVFEQGRRTWRELVRTVHDREVELWPHRHFPMPEIQRIAGGGRLVDVSFNYLDFHQVDTELVDVSTALADGNTEFALAVTTLAGHIGLSSRTAVLGRAHAERLGGLYRAVLEAMVADPEGDADVRLLPDGDHEVLAGLDRTAAPREADRTDPLPTLFARQARRTPQAVAVLDGAESVSYAALDARSDQVARRLRELGAGPESVVGVVLERGAELVACLLGVWKAGAAYLAVDPAQPAERVRRLLDDAGVPITLTRRGTVPGLDRPGTLRTDEHPFDDAPATPPPVVAEPAGLACVVYTSGSTGRPKGVQITHGGLAARVAWTVRQHRLGADDRVLQKTSVGFDAAAWELFAPLVCGGTVVCAPPGAERDPGAVLRAVTEHRVTVLQAVPSVWRLLVDTPGWERCTSLRLLFSAGEPLDGDLARRLLSRPGPALWNTYGPTECTIDVTAHPVPPDGAAGPVPIGRPLPGTVLRVLDARMRPVPVGVTGELYAGGGGVARGYLGRPDLTAERFLPDPAGPAGARLYRTGDLARVRPDGTVEFLGRADDQVKVNGVRVEPAEAAACLLALPDVRAAAVVPRRTDDGDKRLVGYVVPAGPDPLDPGELRRRLAAELPAAMVPAAVVVLDRLPLTASGKLDRGALPDPGPGTGRASVAPATPTERALAEIYASVLGLERVGADDHFFDYGADSLLIIKVIAAARRRALPLTLRMLYEYDTLAALAAALGPAADTTDGTNPTERTEGRDMPVEETGRTTRGVREVRVAREEMLEAMRRARVPGVALALLEDGEVVSAEGYGVTAADRPEPVTARTPFQVASVSKHVTVLAVLQLVSEGLLNLDADINRMLTSWQVPGSSGITLRELLSHQAGLSHVRPTNFLPTETMPSVLDVLTGRPPAGNEPVRAEHPAGTRFRKTNINYSVLQTLLEDVTGEPFEALVRRLVLDPLKMTDSSFDQSYPHHCGVPVAVGHDPQGAPIAGRWRVRNEVAAGGLWASVTDLAKVAREIRRAHRGEPGTLITRPLAQQMLTVWHPGSFYGLGTVLDDTGGDVEFGHGGRTVGFRVATFTQLGSGEGLIVLANGESGRRIQAFVADAVRRADGRVLTGRMSGHWLSAPDVPVEAPEGVLADLPVRRADEGDADE; encoded by the coding sequence GTGTCGAGCGCCCCGATGCTGCGGATCAGGGCGCACCTCGCCGACGACGGCTGGTGGCTGACCATGGTCCGCTGCCACGCCATCACCGAGGGCTGGAGCAACTACAACCTGCTGATGGAACTGCTGGAGGGCTACCGCGCCGCGCGCGACGGCACCGAGCCCGAGCGGAGCGATCCCCCGCGGGTCCGCTACGCCGACTTCGTCGCCGGGGAGCTGCGGGCCCTGGCCTCGCAGGAGGACCGCGCCTACTGGACGGACGTCGTCGAACGGCACCCCCGGTTCAGCCTGCCCGAGGGCTGGGGCGATCCCGGGGCGCCGGGCGAGCGGTACGTGCTGCGGGTGCCGGTGCACGACCTGGAGGACGGTCTGCGGGCCTTCGCGGCCCGCACCGAGGTGTCGCTCAAGAGCGTGCTGCTGTCCGCCCACCTGACGGTGATGAGCGGTCTGAGCGCGGAGAGTTCCCTGTTCACCGGGCTGGTGTGCGACGCCCGGCCGGAGGCGGCCGGCGCCGACCGGGTGCACGGCATGTACCTCAACACCCTGCCCTTCGTCTTCGAGCAGGGACGGCGGACCTGGCGGGAGCTGGTGCGCACGGTCCACGACCGCGAGGTGGAGCTGTGGCCGCACCGGCACTTCCCCATGCCCGAGATCCAGCGCATCGCGGGCGGCGGGCGGCTCGTCGACGTCTCCTTCAACTACCTGGACTTCCACCAGGTCGACACCGAACTCGTGGACGTCTCCACGGCGTTGGCGGACGGGAACACCGAGTTCGCGCTCGCCGTCACCACCCTCGCGGGCCACATCGGGCTGAGCAGCCGTACCGCAGTGCTGGGCCGCGCGCACGCGGAGCGGCTCGGCGGGCTGTACCGGGCCGTGCTGGAGGCCATGGTGGCGGACCCGGAGGGGGACGCCGACGTGCGGCTGCTGCCGGACGGCGACCACGAGGTGCTGGCCGGGCTGGACCGCACGGCCGCGCCGCGGGAGGCCGACCGTACGGACCCGCTGCCGACGCTGTTCGCCCGGCAGGCGCGCCGTACGCCACAAGCGGTCGCCGTCCTCGACGGCGCCGAGAGCGTGAGCTACGCCGCACTGGACGCCCGCTCCGACCAGGTGGCGCGGCGGCTGCGCGAGCTGGGGGCGGGCCCCGAGTCGGTGGTCGGCGTGGTGCTGGAGCGGGGCGCCGAGCTGGTGGCCTGTCTGCTCGGCGTCTGGAAGGCGGGCGCGGCCTATCTGGCCGTCGACCCGGCCCAGCCCGCCGAGCGCGTCCGCCGGCTGCTGGACGACGCGGGCGTCCCGATCACGCTCACCCGCCGGGGCACCGTCCCCGGCCTGGACCGCCCCGGCACCCTGCGGACCGACGAGCACCCGTTCGACGACGCCCCGGCCACTCCCCCGCCCGTGGTCGCGGAACCCGCCGGGCTGGCCTGCGTCGTCTACACGTCCGGATCGACGGGCCGGCCCAAGGGCGTGCAGATCACCCACGGCGGCCTCGCCGCCCGGGTCGCCTGGACCGTGCGGCAGCACCGTCTGGGGGCGGACGACCGGGTGCTGCAGAAGACCTCGGTCGGCTTCGACGCGGCGGCCTGGGAGCTGTTCGCGCCGCTGGTCTGCGGTGGCACGGTGGTCTGCGCCCCGCCCGGCGCCGAGCGCGATCCGGGTGCCGTGCTGCGGGCGGTCACCGAGCACCGGGTGACGGTGTTGCAGGCGGTGCCGTCCGTGTGGCGGCTGCTCGTGGACACCCCGGGCTGGGAGCGGTGCACCTCGCTGCGGCTGCTGTTCTCGGCGGGCGAGCCGCTGGACGGCGACCTCGCCCGGCGGCTGCTGTCCCGGCCGGGGCCCGCGCTGTGGAACACCTACGGGCCCACCGAGTGCACCATCGACGTCACCGCTCACCCCGTGCCGCCGGACGGCGCGGCCGGCCCGGTGCCGATCGGCCGCCCGCTGCCCGGCACCGTGCTGCGGGTGCTGGACGCGCGGATGCGCCCGGTGCCGGTCGGGGTCACCGGCGAGCTGTACGCCGGTGGCGGCGGCGTGGCCCGCGGCTACCTCGGCCGCCCGGACCTGACGGCCGAACGGTTCCTGCCGGACCCGGCGGGCCCCGCCGGTGCGCGGCTGTACCGCACGGGTGACCTGGCCCGGGTCCGTCCCGACGGCACCGTCGAGTTCCTGGGCCGCGCCGACGACCAGGTGAAGGTGAACGGCGTCCGTGTCGAACCCGCCGAGGCCGCCGCCTGTCTCCTCGCCCTGCCGGACGTCCGGGCCGCCGCCGTCGTGCCCCGGCGGACCGACGACGGGGACAAGCGGCTGGTCGGCTACGTCGTACCGGCCGGTCCCGACCCGCTCGACCCGGGGGAGCTGCGCCGCCGGCTCGCGGCCGAGCTGCCCGCCGCCATGGTCCCGGCCGCCGTCGTCGTGCTGGACCGGCTGCCGCTGACCGCGAGCGGCAAGCTCGACCGGGGTGCCCTGCCCGATCCCGGCCCCGGCACGGGCCGCGCGTCCGTGGCGCCGGCCACCCCGACCGAGCGGGCCCTCGCGGAGATCTACGCGAGCGTCCTCGGGCTGGAACGGGTCGGCGCCGACGACCACTTCTTCGACTACGGCGCGGACTCGCTGCTGATCATCAAGGTGATCGCGGCCGCACGGCGCCGGGCCCTTCCGCTGACCCTGCGCATGCTCTACGAGTACGACACCCTCGCGGCCCTGGCGGCGGCGCTCGGACCGGCGGCGGACACGACGGACGGAACGAACCCGACGGAACGAACGGAAGGACGGGACATGCCGGTCGAGGAGACAGGGCGCACCACGCGGGGCGTACGGGAGGTCCGGGTGGCGCGGGAGGAGATGCTGGAGGCGATGCGGCGGGCCCGGGTGCCCGGCGTGGCCCTCGCCCTCCTGGAGGACGGGGAGGTCGTCTCCGCCGAGGGCTACGGGGTGACCGCCGCCGACCGGCCCGAGCCGGTCACCGCCCGCACGCCCTTCCAGGTGGCCTCGGTCAGCAAGCACGTCACCGTGCTGGCGGTCCTGCAACTGGTCTCCGAGGGCCTGCTCAACCTGGACGCCGACATCAACCGGATGCTCACCTCCTGGCAGGTGCCGGGCAGTTCGGGCATCACGCTGCGCGAACTGCTGAGCCATCAGGCGGGCCTCAGTCATGTCCGTCCCACCAACTTCCTGCCCACCGAGACGATGCCGAGCGTGCTCGACGTGCTGACCGGGCGGCCGCCGGCCGGCAACGAGCCGGTGCGCGCGGAGCACCCGGCCGGCACCCGGTTCCGCAAGACCAACATCAACTACTCGGTGCTCCAGACCCTGCTGGAGGACGTGACGGGGGAGCCGTTCGAGGCGCTGGTGCGGCGCCTCGTGCTCGACCCGCTGAAGATGACGGACAGCAGCTTCGACCAGTCCTACCCGCACCACTGCGGCGTGCCGGTCGCCGTCGGGCACGACCCGCAGGGCGCCCCGATCGCCGGGCGCTGGCGCGTCCGCAACGAGGTCGCCGCGGGCGGCCTGTGGGCCAGCGTCACCGACCTGGCCAAGGTGGCGCGGGAGATCCGGCGCGCCCACCGCGGGGAGCCGGGCACGCTGATCACCCGGCCGCTGGCCCAGCAGATGCTCACGGTCTGGCACCCGGGCAGCTTCTACGGCCTGGGCACGGTGCTGGACGACACGGGCGGCGACGTGGAGTTCGGGCACGGCGGCCGCACCGTCGGCTTCCGTGTCGCCACGTTCACCCAGCTCGGCAGCGGCGAGGGCCTGATCGTGCTGGCCAACGGGGAGTCGGGCAGGCGCATCCAGGCCTTCGTCGCCGACGCCGTGCGCCGGGCCGACGGCCGGGTCCTCACCGGCCGGATGAGCGGCCACTGGCTGTCCGCGCCGGACGTGCCCGTGGAGGCCCCCGAGGGCGTCTTGGCGGACCTCCCGGTGCGTCGTGCCGACGAGGGCGACGCGGATGAATGA